A genomic stretch from Prochlorococcus marinus str. MIT 9312 includes:
- the galE gene encoding UDP-glucose 4-epimerase GalE: MSSNNVLVTGGIGYIGIHTCFTLLERGYNVYVLDSLINSSEKTLEIIKEYSKSLNSKGFKNIFKFYKGDIRNIKNIENVFSDALLNSKPIGGVIHFAGKKSVNESINFPMEYWETNLLGTINLIRVMNSYSCFNFIFSSSASVYGKNSISPIKEFERIEPINPYGNTKATIEKFLIDVFNSKPNSWRIILLRYFNPIGSHPSGLIGESPLEESTNIFPKICEVAIRENNAFKIYGNDWPTKDGTCIRDYIHIMDLVEGHICSYNHLLSHDPEINAFNLGTGKGTSVLELLSIFQEVNKCKIFYEYEQPRKGDVGVCFADNTKAKKIMNWYPKKSINEMCKDGWRWYKSNFKN; the protein is encoded by the coding sequence ATGTCAAGTAATAATGTTTTAGTGACTGGTGGTATTGGTTATATAGGGATCCACACCTGCTTTACATTACTTGAAAGAGGATATAACGTATATGTTCTAGATTCATTAATAAATAGTTCTGAAAAGACACTTGAAATAATTAAGGAATATAGTAAATCACTTAATTCAAAAGGTTTTAAGAATATATTTAAATTTTATAAAGGTGATATTCGGAATATAAAAAATATAGAAAATGTATTTTCAGATGCACTTTTGAATTCAAAACCAATTGGTGGTGTAATTCATTTCGCTGGGAAAAAGTCAGTAAATGAATCTATTAATTTCCCAATGGAATATTGGGAAACAAACCTCTTAGGAACAATTAATTTGATTAGGGTAATGAATAGTTATAGTTGCTTCAATTTTATTTTTAGTAGTAGTGCTTCAGTATATGGAAAAAATTCAATAAGTCCTATTAAAGAATTTGAAAGGATTGAACCAATAAATCCTTATGGGAATACAAAAGCTACAATTGAAAAGTTTCTAATAGATGTTTTCAACAGTAAACCAAATTCTTGGAGGATTATCTTATTGCGATACTTTAATCCAATAGGCTCACACCCTAGCGGATTAATTGGAGAATCACCTTTAGAAGAATCAACAAATATTTTTCCAAAAATTTGTGAAGTTGCGATTAGGGAGAACAATGCGTTTAAAATTTATGGTAATGATTGGCCTACAAAAGATGGTACTTGTATCAGGGATTATATTCATATTATGGATTTAGTTGAAGGACACATTTGTTCTTACAATCATCTTCTGTCTCATGATCCTGAAATAAATGCTTTTAATTTAGGGACTGGTAAAGGTACAAGTGTACTTGAATTATTATCTATTTTTCAGGAAGTGAATAAATGTAAAATATTTTATGAATATGAACAACCTAGGAAAGGAGATGTAGGGGTATGTTTTGCTGATAACACTAAGGCAAAAAAGATTATGAATTGGTACCCAAAAAAGTCAATAAATGAAATGTGTAAAGATGGATGGAGATGGTATAAAAGTAACTTTAAAAATTGA
- the asnB gene encoding asparagine synthase (glutamine-hydrolyzing) has translation MCGITGIISFQSSIDPQNIHNMNETLMHRGPDHRDIWINEYSTVFLGHTRLSILDLSDNGNQPFHSKDGRFHLTFNGEIYNYKNLKDYLKTNGISNFKSNSDTEVLIELIALRGITNASKMLNGMFAFAVWDSLEKKIHLVRDRFGEKPLFYTLQKDTLYFGSEIKSILKIPTISKIINKEALSHYLRFNYIKNPLTIYKDIYKLEPGHILSIDQNITYKKYSYKNKNKKTIKLANQKEAEDLLQNQIIKSCLSRTISDVPIACFLSGGIDSSLVTSIIQRNSKQRIKTFTIGFDDQSIDESNYAEKIANFLGTDHTTINIEEKELLNNIDLQSEIYGEPFADQSSIATNILCKYASRDVKVCLSGDGGDEMFIGYDRYYKVNQLRLFLKAIKFYKKFKTIDRILEVLIHKIESNKNFSIKIDKIIKLISLLSDANDDNIYEKFNSLYRDQYFPLTPQNNQKHYIYKDLKNIQEMCEYDFETYLPDCILTKVDRASMHNSLEVRAPFLDHEIPEIIDSINPTYKKKLLNRKFILKKLLNKYLPKNIYERPKKGFSAPLNNWIKGPLKELTLDYLSIESLKKHNLLDIDIIERIKYEHYSGIRSWHNQIWNLLIFQQWYNKNF, from the coding sequence ATGTGTGGTATAACAGGAATTATCTCATTTCAAAGTAGTATAGATCCTCAAAATATTCACAATATGAATGAGACTCTCATGCATAGAGGGCCTGATCACAGAGACATATGGATTAATGAATATAGTACTGTTTTCCTTGGTCATACAAGATTATCCATATTAGATTTATCTGACAATGGGAATCAACCTTTTCATAGTAAAGATGGTAGATTTCACTTAACTTTTAACGGTGAAATATACAATTATAAAAATCTTAAAGATTATCTCAAAACAAATGGGATTTCAAATTTCAAAAGTAATTCAGATACAGAAGTATTAATTGAACTTATAGCTTTACGTGGAATAACAAATGCTTCAAAAATGCTTAATGGAATGTTTGCATTTGCAGTTTGGGACTCTTTAGAAAAAAAAATACATCTTGTAAGAGATAGATTTGGTGAAAAACCATTATTTTATACTCTCCAAAAAGATACTTTATATTTTGGATCAGAAATTAAATCAATATTAAAAATACCTACAATATCAAAAATAATTAATAAAGAAGCTTTGTCTCATTATCTGAGGTTTAACTACATTAAAAATCCATTAACAATATATAAAGATATTTATAAATTAGAGCCAGGCCACATTTTAAGCATTGATCAAAATATTACTTACAAAAAATACAGTTACAAAAATAAAAATAAAAAAACAATCAAATTAGCTAATCAAAAAGAAGCAGAAGATTTACTACAAAATCAAATTATAAAAAGTTGTTTGTCAAGAACAATATCGGATGTTCCCATTGCTTGTTTTTTATCGGGAGGCATAGATTCTTCTTTAGTTACAAGTATTATTCAAAGGAACTCAAAACAAAGAATTAAAACTTTCACTATCGGTTTTGATGATCAATCTATAGATGAATCTAATTATGCTGAAAAAATAGCAAATTTTTTGGGAACTGATCATACGACTATAAATATTGAAGAAAAAGAATTATTAAATAATATTGATTTACAAAGTGAGATTTATGGAGAACCGTTTGCAGATCAATCATCCATTGCAACAAACATTCTATGTAAATATGCTTCAAGGGATGTCAAAGTATGTCTTAGTGGAGATGGCGGAGATGAAATGTTTATTGGGTACGATAGATACTACAAAGTAAACCAATTAAGGTTATTCCTAAAAGCAATAAAATTTTATAAAAAATTTAAAACAATTGATAGAATTTTGGAAGTTTTGATTCACAAGATTGAAAGTAATAAAAACTTTTCTATAAAGATTGACAAGATAATTAAATTAATCAGTCTATTATCAGATGCAAATGATGATAATATTTATGAAAAATTCAACTCATTATATAGAGATCAATATTTCCCATTAACTCCTCAGAATAATCAAAAACATTATATATATAAAGATTTAAAAAATATTCAAGAAATGTGTGAATATGATTTTGAAACTTATCTACCTGATTGTATTTTAACTAAAGTTGATAGAGCAAGTATGCATAATTCATTAGAAGTAAGGGCCCCTTTTCTTGACCATGAAATTCCTGAAATTATTGACTCTATTAATCCTACATATAAAAAAAAATTACTAAATAGAAAATTCATATTAAAAAAATTATTGAATAAATATCTTCCCAAAAATATATATGAAAGGCCAAAAAAAGGATTTAGCGCTCCTCTTAATAATTGGATAAAAGGTCCACTCAAAGAACTTACTTTAGATTATTTATCTATTGAATCTTTAAAGAAACATAATTTATTAGATATTGATATTATTGAAAGAATCAAATATGAACATTATTCTGGGATAAGGTCTTGGCATAATCAAATATGGAACCTTTTGATTTTTCAACAATGGTATAATAAAAATTTTTAA
- a CDS encoding class I SAM-dependent methyltransferase, which yields MDIKLKGKELNLKLIYKNKKITFDELFNTKKRQFNFELNLNDNFYKGKGIRGDDSIFIPFSKEMGVKITKEKPQRDDSIKEALEMTTLIMKNNIEIFPKIFSTELVENESKETFLITFMENIINKNIFKIFLKRYNSIKNFVPLRDLPYLIKNLNIYPYFLDKFYYFMEEYNLFPEDEWYKKTNLINNKIVDFSRFKILKERYHFPSNKKTKAELLEEYYKLKNIFAKNFNSEYIPQWKGSLYEGFKFDNGFIMEGYKSDHYRFDCYKKLPFIPFNKIKNKSVLDIGSNHGFFSFQSIIHGAKNVVAIELDSKNIKVAEKLKELMNIRNIEFINQDVTNYLFETNNNFELIIMNSVLHQIYKNYKGADNFLKQISNKCNYFVFETPVNHPTVNIKLSSIHKKLRKYFSTVRVQNIYKAYSAGYRAIYICYK from the coding sequence ATGGATATTAAATTAAAGGGAAAAGAACTTAATTTAAAATTAATATATAAAAATAAAAAAATTACATTCGACGAACTTTTCAATACGAAAAAAAGACAATTTAATTTTGAGCTAAATCTAAATGACAATTTCTATAAAGGTAAAGGTATTAGGGGAGATGATTCAATTTTTATACCATTCTCAAAAGAAATGGGAGTTAAAATTACTAAAGAAAAGCCTCAAAGAGATGATTCTATTAAAGAGGCTTTGGAAATGACAACTCTTATAATGAAGAATAATATTGAGATATTTCCTAAAATATTTAGTACAGAATTAGTTGAGAATGAATCCAAAGAAACGTTTTTGATTACTTTTATGGAGAACATAATAAATAAGAATATTTTCAAAATTTTTCTTAAAAGATATAACTCAATAAAAAACTTTGTCCCCCTTAGAGATTTACCTTACTTAATTAAGAATCTAAATATTTATCCTTATTTTCTTGATAAATTCTATTATTTTATGGAGGAATATAACTTATTTCCTGAAGACGAATGGTATAAAAAAACCAATCTTATAAATAATAAAATAGTTGACTTTTCTAGATTTAAAATCTTAAAAGAAAGATATCATTTCCCCTCAAATAAAAAAACAAAAGCAGAATTATTAGAAGAATATTATAAACTTAAGAACATATTTGCCAAGAATTTTAACTCTGAATACATCCCTCAATGGAAAGGTAGCTTATATGAGGGATTTAAGTTCGATAATGGATTTATAATGGAAGGCTATAAATCTGATCATTATAGGTTTGACTGTTATAAAAAATTACCTTTTATACCTTTTAATAAAATAAAAAATAAGTCTGTACTAGATATTGGATCTAATCATGGTTTTTTTAGTTTTCAATCAATAATTCATGGTGCAAAAAATGTAGTTGCTATAGAACTTGATAGTAAGAATATTAAAGTTGCAGAGAAATTAAAAGAATTAATGAATATAAGAAATATAGAATTTATTAATCAAGACGTAACTAATTACTTATTTGAAACCAATAATAATTTTGAATTGATTATTATGAATTCAGTATTACATCAAATTTATAAGAATTATAAAGGTGCGGATAATTTTCTAAAACAAATATCGAATAAATGTAATTATTTTGTATTTGAAACACCAGTTAATCATCCTACAGTAAATATAAAGTTATCATCAATACATAAAAAGTTACGTAAATATTTTTCAACAGTTAGAGTACAAAATATTTACAAAGCTTATTCAGCTGGATACCGAGCTATTTATATTTGTTATAAGTAA
- a CDS encoding nuclear transport factor 2 family protein has protein sequence MDNIKSLAVAYFNFFSNKDISSLITMFDNQIYLRDWEIEAKGIKNVVEANKNIFKSVDSIKVFPVNLYVDGNTVLAEINILINKEEEIKVVDIIEFNQNSKIANIRAFKG, from the coding sequence ATGGACAATATTAAATCCTTAGCGGTTGCTTATTTTAATTTTTTTTCTAATAAAGATATTAGCTCTTTGATAACTATGTTCGACAATCAAATTTATCTAAGAGATTGGGAAATTGAAGCAAAAGGTATAAAGAATGTAGTTGAAGCTAATAAAAATATTTTTAAAAGTGTAGATTCTATCAAAGTTTTTCCAGTGAATTTATACGTAGATGGAAATACGGTTTTGGCTGAGATAAATATTCTAATTAATAAAGAAGAAGAAATAAAAGTTGTTGATATTATTGAATTTAATCAAAATAGTAAGATTGCCAATATAAGAGCTTTTAAGGGATAA
- a CDS encoding glycosyltransferase, giving the protein MKNLIISANSLSFILDYKLQLISSLLKKDRDINLYVLIPDKTHEKYQEDNFLEFKSLVPDKNIFYCLKKGTSPLALINNIFWFINISRKLPQNGKCYFVSHTATINIALFFFSFIYKNKRNFVYRFFITGFGPSRIRKSLRSRLIGRVYIKIMQLSSQLNKNKVFVLNTQDRETIQDYKPFRKVYVIRESGLLLENLIKIYNMQIIKPPLEKLKIVYIGRFLLEKGVNDLPIISFYLNLAGIKHTITAYGKHDPSNSSSLTLDEIKKLETEDLKFKSSRPFQEVFKDSHIFLFPSAREGHPRFVLESMAYQCIPIVSPNPGLDVDVVHLFNGIVSSTSSPSSLAGSVIRLVKDEKLYNKIKHGCKIYTEEITKISTWRTNLEEIFSQ; this is encoded by the coding sequence ATGAAAAATTTAATAATATCTGCAAATTCTTTAAGTTTTATTTTAGATTATAAGTTGCAGTTAATTAGTTCTCTTTTAAAAAAAGATAGAGATATAAATTTATACGTACTTATACCTGATAAAACTCATGAGAAATATCAAGAAGATAATTTTCTTGAATTTAAATCATTAGTTCCAGATAAGAATATCTTTTATTGTTTAAAAAAAGGTACTTCTCCTTTGGCGTTAATAAATAATATTTTTTGGTTTATAAATATATCAAGAAAGTTACCTCAAAATGGAAAATGTTATTTTGTATCTCATACAGCTACTATCAATATTGCCTTGTTTTTCTTTTCTTTTATTTATAAAAATAAAAGAAATTTTGTATATAGATTTTTTATAACAGGATTCGGCCCATCACGAATTAGGAAAAGCCTTAGATCAAGATTAATAGGTAGAGTTTATATTAAAATAATGCAATTAAGTTCCCAATTAAATAAAAATAAAGTATTCGTTTTAAACACTCAAGATAGAGAAACGATTCAAGATTATAAACCTTTTAGAAAAGTTTATGTAATAAGAGAATCAGGACTTCTTCTGGAAAATCTAATCAAAATATATAATATGCAAATTATAAAGCCTCCTTTGGAGAAACTGAAAATAGTTTATATAGGAAGATTTCTTTTGGAAAAAGGTGTAAATGACTTGCCAATAATTTCATTTTATTTGAATCTAGCGGGCATAAAACATACAATTACAGCATATGGCAAACATGACCCTTCAAATTCTTCTTCTTTAACACTTGATGAAATAAAAAAACTTGAGACTGAAGATCTTAAATTTAAATCTTCTAGACCTTTCCAAGAAGTTTTTAAAGATTCTCATATATTTTTGTTCCCAAGTGCTCGAGAAGGTCATCCAAGATTTGTCCTTGAGTCTATGGCATATCAATGTATTCCAATTGTCTCACCAAATCCAGGCTTGGATGTTGATGTCGTTCATCTTTTTAATGGGATTGTATCTTCTACTTCATCTCCATCATCTTTGGCAGGATCTGTGATTAGGTTAGTTAAAGATGAAAAACTTTATAATAAAATTAAGCATGGATGCAAAATTTATACCGAAGAAATAACTAAAATATCAACATGGAGAACTAATTTAGAAGAAATATTTTCTCAATAA
- a CDS encoding phosphotransferase, giving the protein MIPSAGLGSRLGESYKNLNKALVSIDNKPVISHLIEKFSKDIEIVIALGHKGNLLRDYLQIAHPQNKFKFIFVDNYFGKGSGLGYSILSCKKYLQCPFIFAPNDSIIMEDIPDPDINWIGYGNSKDIANYRSLLFQNDYVEKILEKNTIISKEQKPYIGLAGIKDYKSFWEYMESGKEYGSITTGESYAIEKFLNNGKLIKAIPFDWYDTGNLDSLNNAKQKLISKNSPVILDKNNEAIWFVSNMAIKYNLDSEFISNRIIRSRKLKGFVPPIVDEKENMYAYHLISGNTMSKVTNKVIFEKLLNFLDQFWCEEELTEEGRVIFNEKCFNFYKNKSLKRITLYFNRYSEKDNEEIINGVKVPPIKDIFGMINWDLLTNGNPTRFHGDLHFENILLSESGNFCLLDWRQDFEGLTDYGDIYYDLAKLMHGLIVSHEIINKGYYYFEKTEEIVNYGFYRKNSLVENEKTFIEFIASKGFNLFKVNLLTSLVFLNIAPLHHDPYSKLLFYLGKYNLYKHIKGNI; this is encoded by the coding sequence TTGATCCCTTCAGCGGGTTTAGGATCTAGATTAGGCGAATCTTACAAGAATTTAAATAAAGCTCTCGTATCTATAGATAATAAACCTGTAATATCTCATTTAATTGAAAAATTCTCTAAAGATATTGAGATTGTTATAGCTCTTGGACATAAAGGAAATTTATTGAGAGATTACTTACAAATTGCTCATCCCCAAAATAAATTTAAATTTATTTTCGTTGATAATTATTTTGGTAAAGGTTCTGGTTTAGGTTACTCAATTCTCTCATGTAAGAAATACTTGCAATGTCCTTTCATTTTTGCACCTAATGACTCAATAATAATGGAGGATATTCCAGATCCAGATATAAATTGGATTGGTTATGGAAATTCAAAAGATATTGCTAATTATCGTTCTTTATTGTTTCAGAATGATTATGTAGAGAAAATACTAGAAAAAAATACAATTATTTCAAAGGAACAAAAGCCATATATTGGATTGGCGGGAATTAAAGACTATAAATCTTTTTGGGAATATATGGAATCAGGGAAGGAATATGGATCTATTACTACAGGGGAATCATATGCGATTGAGAAATTTTTAAACAATGGTAAATTAATCAAAGCCATACCATTTGATTGGTATGACACAGGTAATCTTGATTCTTTGAATAATGCAAAGCAAAAATTAATTTCTAAAAATTCACCTGTAATACTAGATAAAAATAATGAAGCAATTTGGTTTGTTTCTAATATGGCTATTAAATATAATCTTGATTCTGAATTCATAAGTAATAGGATTATTAGATCTAGAAAATTAAAAGGATTTGTACCTCCAATAGTTGATGAAAAAGAAAACATGTACGCCTATCATTTAATTTCTGGAAATACCATGTCAAAAGTAACAAATAAAGTTATTTTTGAAAAGTTATTAAATTTTTTAGATCAGTTTTGGTGTGAAGAAGAGTTAACAGAAGAAGGTAGAGTAATATTTAATGAAAAATGTTTTAATTTCTATAAAAATAAATCTCTTAAAAGGATTACTCTTTATTTCAATAGATATTCAGAAAAAGATAATGAAGAAATAATTAATGGAGTAAAAGTTCCACCAATAAAAGATATTTTCGGAATGATTAATTGGGATTTATTAACAAATGGAAATCCTACAAGATTTCATGGAGATTTACATTTTGAGAATATTTTATTAAGTGAATCCGGTAATTTTTGTTTGCTTGATTGGAGACAAGATTTTGAAGGATTAACTGATTATGGAGATATTTATTATGATTTGGCTAAATTAATGCATGGCTTAATTGTCTCTCATGAGATTATTAATAAAGGTTATTATTATTTTGAGAAAACTGAAGAGATAGTAAATTATGGTTTTTATAGAAAAAATTCATTAGTAGAAAATGAGAAAACTTTCATAGAATTTATCGCTAGTAAGGGTTTCAACTTATTTAAGGTTAATTTGTTAACTTCATTAGTATTTTTAAATATTGCTCCCCTTCATCATGATCCTTATTCAAAATTATTATTTTATCTAGGAAAATATAATTTATATAAACATATTAAAGGTAATATTTGA
- a CDS encoding glycosyltransferase, producing MSRRILHIIYSLEKAGAEETLAKLVINDHINNHRILTLTGGDYYLTNQIEKESIKVYSLNIKKNLLLFPLYLIRSLKIIREEKVSIIHSWMYVSDVFSSLLGFIANKEVIWCVRNTTLRIGGSSLYSIFSRFIQIPLSYISPNKIIYCSLSAKSLHEKMGFNKRLSVHIPNGINTELFKPINKRILNYGNLRIGMPARFDEQKNHILLLETIHELIKNKINPTNIKFILAGRDVNYNNLKNIYKKDLDILLPYIGIMGEVKDMNKFYNSIDFCIVCSSYGEAFPNVIAEAMATGAPCISTDVGDAKLIIGDTGFIVNGYEPINLFQTLLYILGITSNLFSIKSKMARVRIKNNFSQENMIKKYQELYSKI from the coding sequence TTGAGTAGAAGAATACTACATATTATTTATAGCTTAGAAAAAGCTGGCGCAGAAGAGACGCTAGCTAAATTAGTTATTAATGACCATATAAATAATCATAGAATTTTAACCTTAACAGGTGGAGATTATTATTTAACAAATCAAATTGAAAAGGAAAGTATAAAAGTTTATAGTTTAAATATAAAAAAAAATTTACTCCTATTCCCTCTTTATTTAATAAGATCATTAAAAATTATCAGAGAAGAAAAAGTTTCAATTATACATTCATGGATGTATGTTTCTGATGTTTTTTCTTCATTATTAGGTTTCATAGCAAATAAAGAAGTAATTTGGTGTGTACGAAATACTACTTTGAGAATAGGTGGCAGCTCTTTATATTCAATTTTCTCAAGATTTATTCAAATACCTTTATCCTATATATCTCCTAATAAAATTATTTACTGCTCTTTATCTGCAAAATCACTTCATGAAAAAATGGGATTTAATAAAAGATTAAGTGTTCATATCCCAAATGGAATTAACACTGAATTATTTAAACCTATTAATAAAAGAATCCTAAATTATGGCAATTTAAGAATAGGTATGCCAGCAAGATTTGATGAGCAAAAAAATCATATCTTACTTTTAGAAACGATACATGAACTTATTAAAAACAAAATAAATCCAACTAATATAAAATTCATTCTTGCTGGGAGGGATGTTAATTATAATAACCTTAAAAATATATACAAAAAAGACTTAGATATCTTATTACCTTATATTGGCATTATGGGAGAAGTTAAAGACATGAATAAATTCTATAATTCAATAGATTTCTGCATAGTATGTTCTTCCTATGGAGAAGCTTTTCCAAATGTAATAGCAGAGGCAATGGCTACTGGAGCTCCATGTATATCTACTGATGTAGGAGATGCCAAATTAATTATTGGTGACACAGGTTTTATTGTAAATGGTTATGAGCCGATTAATTTATTTCAAACTCTCCTTTATATTTTAGGAATTACTTCTAATTTATTTAGTATTAAATCAAAAATGGCTAGAGTTAGAATTAAAAATAACTTTTCACAAGAAAATATGATTAAAAAATACCAAGAGCTTTATTCCAAAATTTAA
- a CDS encoding MraY family glycosyltransferase, with the protein MNFFYLLLVIFTFISSYLITPKIINFAKNRKIFDEPNYRKKHYSPIPRIGGLGIFFSLTISFSILFLFDKSQIYIQNQSYILFIFVCFLSIFILGFVDDLKSISPFFRLILQFFISTIAWFQLVKIKGLYFYFTNLDNFFNIDSNFISYLFTVFWIVAVINAINWIDGMDGLLIGLTCIYSFTFFVINYLNNNFIDALVSIIMFSACLGFLKFNKYPAKIMTGDGGSYLLGFYLSISVLTCGKSPGIVNPFLITSLLLWPLIDMLRVIIVRILNRKSPFFPDRNHLHYLLVDSGMNQKKCLYIIFFISILMSFLNIVINFKFQNISLPY; encoded by the coding sequence ATGAATTTCTTTTATCTTCTGCTAGTAATTTTTACTTTTATAAGTTCATATTTAATAACACCAAAAATTATAAATTTTGCTAAGAATAGAAAGATATTTGATGAGCCTAATTATAGAAAGAAACATTATTCTCCTATACCTAGGATAGGAGGATTAGGTATTTTCTTTTCTTTAACAATAAGTTTTTCAATCCTATTTTTATTTGATAAGAGTCAAATCTATATACAAAATCAAAGCTATATTTTATTTATTTTTGTATGTTTTCTCTCTATATTCATTTTAGGATTTGTAGATGATTTGAAATCTATATCACCTTTTTTTAGATTAATTTTACAATTTTTTATTTCTACAATTGCATGGTTTCAATTGGTGAAGATTAAGGGTTTATATTTTTACTTCACTAACTTAGATAATTTTTTTAATATTGATTCTAATTTTATTTCTTATTTGTTTACAGTTTTTTGGATTGTCGCGGTAATAAACGCCATCAATTGGATTGATGGTATGGATGGCTTGTTAATAGGTTTAACATGTATTTATTCATTTACTTTCTTTGTAATAAATTATTTGAATAATAATTTCATAGACGCATTAGTATCAATAATAATGTTTTCTGCATGTCTGGGATTTTTGAAATTTAATAAATATCCAGCAAAAATAATGACTGGTGATGGGGGCTCATATCTACTAGGTTTCTATTTATCTATATCAGTATTAACATGTGGGAAAAGTCCAGGTATAGTAAATCCCTTTTTGATTACAAGCTTATTATTATGGCCATTGATTGATATGTTAAGAGTAATAATAGTAAGAATATTGAATCGAAAATCACCTTTCTTTCCAGATAGAAATCACTTACATTACCTTTTGGTTGATAGTGGAATGAATCAGAAAAAATGCTTATATATTATTTTTTTTATTTCTATATTAATGTCATTTTTAAATATAGTAATTAATTTTAAATTTCAAAATATCTCTTTACCTTATTAA
- the gmd gene encoding GDP-mannose 4,6-dehydratase: MNDKNIKKIALITGITGQDGSYLAEFLLNKGYQVHGIKRRSSSLNTSRIDHLYQDPHELNQNFILHYGDLTDSTNLIRIIQDVQPDEIYNLGAQSHVAVSFETPEYTANCDALGTLRILEAIRILGLENKTKIYQASTSELYGEVQETPQTEKTPFYPRSPYGVAKMYAYWITVNYRESYGIFACNGILFNHESPRRGETFVTKKITRGLARIHCGLDDCIYLGNLDSLRDWGHAKDYVEMQWLMLQQDTPEDFVIATGRSESIRQFVEIAAQKLGWSKNENSSAIIWEGEGLNEVGKRKDTGEIVVRIDKRYFRPAEVEALIGDSSKARKELGWEPKIRLEEMIEEMIKYDLEVCKGLVN, from the coding sequence ATGAATGACAAGAATATTAAAAAAATTGCATTAATTACTGGAATTACTGGCCAAGATGGTAGTTATCTTGCAGAATTTTTACTTAATAAGGGATATCAAGTTCATGGGATTAAAAGAAGGTCTAGTAGTCTGAATACATCGAGAATCGATCATCTTTATCAAGACCCTCACGAATTAAACCAAAATTTTATTCTTCATTATGGTGATTTAACAGACTCTACGAATTTGATAAGAATTATTCAAGATGTTCAACCGGATGAAATTTACAATTTAGGGGCACAAAGTCACGTGGCAGTAAGCTTTGAGACACCTGAATATACGGCTAATTGTGATGCATTAGGAACATTAAGAATATTAGAAGCTATAAGAATTTTAGGACTTGAAAATAAAACAAAAATTTATCAAGCAAGTACTAGTGAGTTATATGGTGAAGTTCAGGAAACTCCGCAAACTGAAAAAACACCTTTTTATCCTAGGAGCCCTTATGGGGTGGCCAAAATGTATGCTTATTGGATAACAGTCAATTATAGGGAATCTTATGGAATATTTGCTTGTAATGGTATTTTATTCAATCATGAGAGTCCTAGAAGAGGCGAGACTTTCGTAACTAAAAAAATTACTAGAGGTTTAGCAAGGATACATTGTGGTTTGGATGATTGTATTTATTTAGGTAATCTTGATTCATTAAGAGATTGGGGTCACGCAAAAGACTACGTCGAGATGCAATGGTTAATGTTACAGCAAGATACTCCAGAGGATTTTGTAATTGCTACTGGAAGAAGCGAATCCATTAGGCAATTTGTAGAAATTGCAGCTCAAAAGCTAGGTTGGAGTAAGAACGAAAATTCATCTGCAATAATTTGGGAAGGAGAAGGATTAAATGAAGTTGGAAAACGAAAAGACACAGGAGAAATTGTTGTAAGAATTGATAAAAGGTATTTTCGCCCCGCTGAAGTTGAAGCTTTAATAGGAGATTCCTCTAAAGCTAGAAAAGAATTAGGATGGGAACCTAAAATCCGCCTTGAAGAAATGATTGAAGAAATGATCAAATATGATTTGGAGGTATGCAAAGGCTTAGTAAATTAA